The following DNA comes from Halobacillus litoralis.
AGGACGGATTTGATCAAGTGGATAGATCTGATGGTATGACCGGAACTGTGCAAGAATCCACTGCATCGGAGTCGCCTGCCCGCCCCGGACGGTAACGAGATGCATTTCTCCTTCGCTTTGATGGCCTCCAGACACTTCGACAATCTCATTCAAGGGATCGGCCGTTCCCGGTTTATAAATGTAATATGGAAGCTGATAAGCTCCTAAAAATGCGACGATCACAATCGTTATGATTGCTGTGATTATGAGTCTTCTATTTGCTTTCATTTGTTCATGACTCCTTCCATTCAGACAGCTTCGTTTGTATTTCTTTGATGCATTCCTCCGCTGCCTTCTCTCCTGCCCTAACGATTTCCTCGATGTTGGTAAACGCCCTTGAGCTGTATTTTGATACATCCGGACGGATCATCACGTCCGTATCTGAGGATACCCCCATGACCGTTGCCAATTCATCCTGCATGATATCAATGCTCTGGGTGATCACATCATAGATAGTATTGATATTCGGATCAGCATCAAAATGAGCACAATCAACAGCGATTACAAAATCTGCCCCCATTTCTTTCGCGACAGATACAGGGACACGGTCAATGACACCACCATCTATGTAGAGTCGACCATCAATTTTCTCCGGCACGAAAATCCCGGGGATCGCGATACTTGCCCTGACTGCCTCACTCGCAGGACCTGTAGTAAACACTTTCTTTGCCCCCCCATATAAATCAGTCGCCACAATGGACATCGGGAGTTCAAAGTCTTCTAAATTCTTTCCGAACGTAAATAAACGAATATATTCCTTGATTCTTTTCCCCTGGATAAATCCCATTTTAGGAACGGTGAAATCCAAGTAATACTTCCGCTTGAAGGTGAAAGCCAGCTTGTATAGATCATCAATCTTCTGTCCAGCAGCAAAAAAAGAGCCGACTAAAGCTCCCATACTGCTTCCTGCAATCATATCGACGGGAATATCGTGATCCTGAAGGACTTTCAGAACTCCCAAGTGTGAAAAGCCACGAGCACCACCAGAACCTAAAGCTAAACCTATCGTCGGTCTTCCCACTTGTCATCCCTCCTTCTCACATCTGGTTTATTTTATGGAATAAACCGCTCCCTTATGAGCGTACACATGGAATATAGACAAACCTATGTGTTCATGCAGAAATATAATCTCATTCTACTATGTCTATTTCTATAAGTACAGAAAACTGTGACACCCAAGGAGGCGTTCTCGATTTCTAAGCTAAAAACCATCGGGTTGACGCTGCTTACTTCAGCTCTCGCCATTTCTCTGATCATTTTTCCTCGTGACGCATTATCTGCAAGCTTGAGAGGATTGGATTTATGGTGGGAAATCGTCTTCCCTTCCCTGCTCCCCTTTTTCATTACGGCAGAGTTTCTGATCGGTTTCGGTGTCGTTCACGGACTCGGGGCCCTTAGTGAGCGTTTCATGCGACCGTTATTTAATGTACCGGGCTGCGGCGGGTTCGTTTGGGTGATGGGGATGGCCAGCGGATATCCCTCTGGTGCCAAATGGACCGCTGACTTGAGAAGCAAGGGACAAGTTACAAGAATAGAAGCAGAACGACTGGTCGCTTTCACTAATGCTTCAAGCCCGTTATTTATCTTCGGGGCGATCGCCGTCGGTTTCTTCCATGATGCAAACCTCGGAATCATTATTGCTCTCGCTCATTATGGAGGCAACTTCCTTGTTGGGATCGGTATGAGATTTTATAAAAGAGATGAGGAACGTTCGAGGACTGACATGAGATCATCCACATGGAAAGATGCGTTTTGGAAAATGCACCATTCAAGATTAGAGGATGGACGCACAATGGGAAAGCTGATGGGAGATGCTGTTACACGCTCAGTGGACACGCTGTTAATGGTTGGAGGTTTCATCATGCTTTTCTCCGTTTTGACAGAGCTGTTAAAACAAACGGGTGCGATACATATTTTCTCGCATCTTCTCGCACTCACCGGCCTTCCCGGGAATTTTCATGTCCCATTCACTGCCGGCATGCTTGAACTCACTACAGGGATTGGAGCTATTACCGAAACCCATGAACCTTTGTTGGCCCAATTGATGATCGTCAGCTTCATTCTCGGCTTCCACGGTTTTTCGATCCAAGCTCAAATCGCCAGCATCCTCGCAGAAACAGATATTCGTTTCATACCTTATGCGCTTGCCCGGATTGCTCATGGAGCTATAGCGACACTGCTCATTTTTGTGCTTTATTTTGTTTATCTCCCTTTTCAATCGCAAAGTATGCCGATTTGGAATCCTGACGAAAACTTCACCACACCGATCATCCAGTTTTTCCATCATTATGGACCGCCGATCACACTGCTCATGATTATGCTCATGATTATTGTCAAATGGAATAGCCACCAGCAAAAAAAAGACAACCCCGGCAAACATCGTGTGTAGGGGGTTGTCTTTTCATTTAAAAATCCTATCAGCCGGAAGAGCCCGGTTCTTATTAAAACTTCTGAGAGAGTGCTTTCTCAACAGCTGGAGGGACTAAATCGGATATGTTCGCGCGATATTTAGCCACTTCTTTTACAATACTTGAACTCAAAAATGAATATTGGTTATTCGTCATTACAAAGAAAGTTTCGATATCCTCATTCAGCTTGCGGTTCATGGATGTGATTTGCATTTCATATTCAAAATCACTGACCGCACGCAAACCTCTGATGACAGCTTGAGCACCTTTCTCCTCTGCGTAGTCCATCAATAAACCACTGCAGGCATCAACAGAAACATTATCAAACTCCTTTGTGACTTCCTTTAATAAAGCTAAACGTTCTTCTACATCAAAAAGCGGTGCTTTGCTCTGGTTGTTAAAAACGGCTACTATGACGTGGTCGAATACTTTTGCACCGCGTCGGATGATGTCTACATGACCATATGTAACGGGATCGAAACTACCCGGGCAAATTGCTAAACGTGTCATGACATTCCCTCCTCATTCAAAAATGGATACACCGATATTACTGCCATAATAATCGGTTTTCAAGCGTTTCAAGTGACCGACCTCTTCTGGAATTTCCTCTGAAGCATCATGTTCGCAAATGATTGTCGCACTTTCCGCTATTAAATCATTTTCTAAAAGCGCTTCCATTAGGTCCTTGTAGGAAAACTTATTATAAGGTGGGTCCAAGAAGATATAATCGAAAGTCAATTCACGTTTACCTGCTGCTTTAATCGCACGCATCGCATCCGTTTTGAAAACTTCCACACGCTCTTCGATGTCGAGCTTCTTTATGTTGTCATATATCGTCTGAATCGCTTTAGGCTGTTGATCGACGAATATACAGGATTCAGCTCCACGGCTTAACGCTTCAATTCCTAATCCGCCACTTCCTGCGAACAAATCCAGGGCCTTGCCGCCTTCAAAGTAGGGGCCGATAACATGAAAGACGGCTTCTTTCACTTTATCGGTCGTTGGCCTGGTTTTATGTGTGGGAACAGACATCAGCTGCCTCCCTTTAAAGTCACCTGCAATCACTCTCATTATGTGTACACCTCTTTTGTCAGCATTCCCCAT
Coding sequences within:
- the rsmD gene encoding 16S rRNA (guanine(966)-N(2))-methyltransferase RsmD produces the protein MRVIAGDFKGRQLMSVPTHKTRPTTDKVKEAVFHVIGPYFEGGKALDLFAGSGGLGIEALSRGAESCIFVDQQPKAIQTIYDNIKKLDIEERVEVFKTDAMRAIKAAGKRELTFDYIFLDPPYNKFSYKDLMEALLENDLIAESATIICEHDASEEIPEEVGHLKRLKTDYYGSNIGVSIFE
- the ylbJ gene encoding sporulation integral membrane protein YlbJ; translated protein: MTPKEAFSISKLKTIGLTLLTSALAISLIIFPRDALSASLRGLDLWWEIVFPSLLPFFITAEFLIGFGVVHGLGALSERFMRPLFNVPGCGGFVWVMGMASGYPSGAKWTADLRSKGQVTRIEAERLVAFTNASSPLFIFGAIAVGFFHDANLGIIIALAHYGGNFLVGIGMRFYKRDEERSRTDMRSSTWKDAFWKMHHSRLEDGRTMGKLMGDAVTRSVDTLLMVGGFIMLFSVLTELLKQTGAIHIFSHLLALTGLPGNFHVPFTAGMLELTTGIGAITETHEPLLAQLMIVSFILGFHGFSIQAQIASILAETDIRFIPYALARIAHGAIATLLIFVLYFVYLPFQSQSMPIWNPDENFTTPIIQFFHHYGPPITLLMIMLMIIVKWNSHQQKKDNPGKHRV
- the coaD gene encoding pantetheine-phosphate adenylyltransferase, with the protein product MTRLAICPGSFDPVTYGHVDIIRRGAKVFDHVIVAVFNNQSKAPLFDVEERLALLKEVTKEFDNVSVDACSGLLMDYAEEKGAQAVIRGLRAVSDFEYEMQITSMNRKLNEDIETFFVMTNNQYSFLSSSIVKEVAKYRANISDLVPPAVEKALSQKF
- a CDS encoding patatin-like phospholipase family protein, translated to MGRPTIGLALGSGGARGFSHLGVLKVLQDHDIPVDMIAGSSMGALVGSFFAAGQKIDDLYKLAFTFKRKYYLDFTVPKMGFIQGKRIKEYIRLFTFGKNLEDFELPMSIVATDLYGGAKKVFTTGPASEAVRASIAIPGIFVPEKIDGRLYIDGGVIDRVPVSVAKEMGADFVIAVDCAHFDADPNINTIYDVITQSIDIMQDELATVMGVSSDTDVMIRPDVSKYSSRAFTNIEEIVRAGEKAAEECIKEIQTKLSEWKES